One stretch of Desulfatibacillum aliphaticivorans DSM 15576 DNA includes these proteins:
- a CDS encoding efflux RND transporter permease subunit, translating to MKGMVKWFAENHVAPNLLMIFFLLAGVFTALNIKMEVFPETSLDRVRISCSYSGASPEEVEEAIITRIEEAIAGLAGIERIDSSAREGAGRVTVEVMKGWDVGKLTDEIKSAVDRITTLPDEAEQPIVAEMTRSREVVNVAVFGDVPETTLKQIAERTKDAITALPDVTLTELSGVRETQIHVEISEDILRRHRLTLGQVATLINNASLDLPAGSVKAKGGEILIRTKGRRYYAEDYADIAVLTNPDGTKVTLGQIADLKDGFEDVDYRAYFEGEPAALVKVYRVADQNALTVASQVREYVESASRSLPAGVKLRVYNDSSTILKSRISLLVRNMGIGLVLVIVLLGIFLNVRLAFWVTLGIPISFAAAFIFLPYFDVSINMISLFGFILVLGIVVDDAIVVGESIYHKQEQGMPRLKAAIEGALEVGRPVVFSVLTTMVAFLPLLTGSGRMGRLLRNLPIVVCLVLAASLIESLLILPSHLAIGKSKIKSVDPANPSGRKRSPIKKAFKTAFRPLTIWRDVLTWVINKPYAWLVDFCVTWRYVNVALGVFVIFLTFGVLKAEYVRETFRPDIEGDTMSCMITMPSGTPKERTLEVMALMEEKARQVLAEKDKTRPEGAKPLLEHTIGLLGAHLGDGKPDTGGHMGQLWISIISAEEREEGISTAGLTSRWSEAVGIVPDAESVTYSSALHSAGKAVEFHLSSSDNEQLSAAAEDLMKELETYPGVYGIEDSFLPGKKEMQIKLKPEARSLGITLYDLARQVRHAFYGAEALRLLRGQDEVKVMVRYPEDERRDLSNLEDMRIITPQGDLIPFSRVAELQLEEGYSYITRAQRKRVVQVMADVDMEQNNPNRVRDTVTNEFMPELKAKYPGLNFTVEGRGRHRKEAFKDINRGFLIALLGIYALLAIPFRSFTQPLVVMCAIPFGIIGGVFGHMIMGIDLTIMSRFGMVGLTGVVVNDSLVLIHMANRLRDEGAAAHEAVIAAGARRFRPIMLTSITTFAGVTPMLLEKSIQAQFLIPMAVSLGFGVLFATGITLLLVPSGYVILDDIQRFFKWVFGMEAGKYHASGGDKPESEDEQAPDLSEPLPQKD from the coding sequence ATGAAAGGCATGGTCAAGTGGTTTGCGGAAAATCATGTGGCGCCCAACCTGCTGATGATTTTCTTTTTGCTGGCTGGCGTATTCACGGCCCTGAATATCAAAATGGAGGTCTTTCCCGAAACCTCCCTGGACCGCGTACGCATTTCCTGCTCGTACTCCGGCGCCTCGCCCGAGGAAGTGGAAGAGGCCATCATCACCCGAATCGAAGAAGCCATTGCAGGCCTGGCCGGCATTGAGCGCATTGACTCTTCAGCCCGGGAGGGCGCCGGCCGGGTGACCGTGGAAGTCATGAAAGGCTGGGACGTGGGCAAGCTGACGGACGAAATCAAGTCCGCGGTGGACCGCATCACAACCCTGCCCGACGAAGCGGAGCAACCCATTGTGGCGGAGATGACCCGGTCTCGGGAAGTGGTCAATGTGGCCGTTTTCGGGGACGTTCCGGAAACCACTCTCAAGCAGATTGCCGAACGCACCAAAGACGCCATCACGGCCCTGCCGGACGTTACTCTGACCGAACTTTCCGGCGTGCGGGAAACCCAGATCCACGTGGAAATCTCCGAGGACATACTGCGCAGGCATCGATTAACCCTGGGGCAGGTGGCGACCCTGATCAACAACGCCAGCCTGGATCTTCCGGCCGGCTCGGTCAAAGCCAAAGGCGGCGAGATTCTCATCCGCACCAAGGGAAGGCGCTACTATGCAGAGGATTATGCGGACATCGCCGTTCTCACCAACCCGGACGGAACCAAAGTCACCCTGGGGCAGATAGCGGACTTAAAGGACGGATTCGAGGACGTGGATTACCGGGCTTATTTTGAGGGCGAGCCCGCTGCCCTGGTTAAGGTTTACCGGGTGGCGGACCAGAACGCCCTGACCGTAGCCAGCCAGGTGCGGGAGTATGTGGAAAGCGCGTCCCGGAGTCTTCCCGCCGGGGTGAAACTGCGGGTTTACAACGATTCCTCCACCATCCTGAAAAGCCGCATTTCCCTGCTGGTGCGAAACATGGGCATCGGCCTGGTGCTGGTTATTGTGCTGCTGGGGATTTTTCTCAATGTCAGACTGGCATTTTGGGTGACCTTGGGGATTCCCATCTCCTTTGCCGCCGCCTTTATATTTTTGCCCTACTTTGACGTGTCCATCAACATGATTTCCCTGTTCGGATTTATTTTGGTTTTAGGAATCGTGGTGGACGACGCCATTGTTGTCGGGGAAAGCATCTATCACAAACAGGAACAGGGCATGCCCAGGCTTAAGGCCGCCATTGAAGGCGCCTTGGAAGTAGGGCGGCCCGTGGTGTTTTCCGTGCTCACCACCATGGTGGCGTTCCTGCCATTGCTGACGGGCTCCGGGCGCATGGGAAGGCTGCTGCGCAACCTGCCCATTGTGGTGTGCCTGGTTTTGGCGGCTTCGCTGATAGAATCGCTTTTGATCCTGCCTTCCCACTTGGCGATCGGCAAAAGCAAAATAAAAAGCGTGGACCCCGCCAACCCCTCGGGGAGGAAGCGAAGCCCCATTAAAAAGGCTTTTAAAACAGCGTTCCGGCCTCTGACCATTTGGCGGGACGTCTTAACGTGGGTCATCAACAAGCCCTACGCCTGGCTGGTGGATTTTTGCGTGACATGGCGGTACGTGAACGTGGCTTTGGGAGTATTCGTCATTTTCTTGACTTTCGGTGTGCTTAAGGCGGAATACGTGCGTGAAACTTTTCGTCCCGACATCGAGGGCGACACCATGTCCTGCATGATCACCATGCCCAGCGGAACGCCCAAGGAACGCACCCTGGAGGTCATGGCCTTGATGGAGGAAAAAGCCCGTCAGGTCCTGGCCGAAAAGGATAAAACCCGGCCGGAAGGCGCCAAGCCTCTGCTGGAGCACACCATCGGCCTTTTGGGCGCCCATCTGGGAGACGGCAAGCCCGACACCGGCGGGCACATGGGCCAACTTTGGATCTCCATCATTTCCGCTGAGGAAAGGGAGGAAGGCATATCCACGGCCGGGCTGACCAGCCGCTGGTCCGAGGCGGTGGGCATCGTCCCGGACGCCGAGTCCGTCACCTATTCCAGCGCGCTTCATTCGGCAGGCAAGGCCGTGGAGTTTCATCTTTCCTCCAGCGATAACGAGCAGCTTTCGGCCGCCGCCGAAGACCTGATGAAGGAATTGGAAACCTACCCCGGCGTGTACGGCATTGAAGACAGCTTCTTGCCCGGCAAAAAGGAAATGCAGATCAAATTGAAGCCCGAGGCCAGAAGCCTGGGGATTACCCTGTACGACCTGGCAAGACAGGTGCGTCACGCCTTTTACGGGGCCGAAGCTCTGCGTCTGCTTCGGGGCCAGGACGAAGTCAAAGTCATGGTCCGGTATCCCGAGGATGAAAGGCGCGACCTGAGCAACCTGGAAGACATGCGCATCATCACGCCCCAGGGCGATTTGATTCCGTTCTCCCGGGTTGCGGAATTGCAGTTGGAGGAAGGCTACTCCTACATCACGCGAGCTCAGCGCAAGCGGGTGGTCCAGGTCATGGCGGACGTGGATATGGAGCAAAACAACCCGAATCGGGTGCGGGACACCGTCACAAACGAGTTCATGCCCGAACTTAAAGCCAAGTATCCCGGCCTGAACTTTACCGTCGAGGGCAGGGGCCGCCACCGCAAGGAGGCTTTCAAGGACATCAACCGGGGCTTTTTGATCGCCCTTTTGGGCATATACGCCCTGCTGGCCATACCGTTTCGCTCTTTCACCCAGCCTTTGGTGGTCATGTGCGCCATCCCCTTCGGCATTATCGGCGGGGTCTTCGGGCATATGATCATGGGCATTGACCTGACCATCATGAGCCGGTTTGGCATGGTGGGATTGACGGGCGTGGTGGTGAACGACTCCCTGGTGCTCATCCACATGGCCAACCGGTTGCGCGACGAAGGCGCCGCAGCTCATGAAGCGGTGATCGCCGCCGGAGCGCGGCGGTTCAGGCCCATCATGCTGACCTCCATCACAACATTCGCCGGGGTGACGCCCATGCTGTTGGAAAAATCCATCCAGGCCCAGTTTTTGATCCCCATGGCCGTGAGCCTGGGCTTCGGCGTGTTGTTCGCCACGGGAATCACCCTGCTTCTGGTGCCCAGCGGGTACGTGATTTTGGATGACATCCAGCGCTTTTTCAAATGGGTGTTTGGGATGGAAGCCGGGAAATATCATGCCTCGGGAGGAGATAAACCCGAGTCGGAGGATGAGCAGGCTCCGGACCTTTCGGAGCCCTTGCCGCAAAAGGATTGA
- a CDS encoding class I SAM-dependent methyltransferase, producing MDLNMEQLHSPDLWAEAWEYSRKNSPHEARKIRTEKESMQFWDKIAPEYGGMSKKGPNGRVEQITGFLTQEGLLNSQARILDVGSGPGTFAFPFAPLANEVIAVDGSEEMCSILNQKAQEKGLQNVKAYQRLWKDVDIEKEGWTRAFDLVFASMTPAINGREALEKMIQASRGHCCLVISTGAGKSLTRQALWKRFFQEDLQVNKDNFLHIFNLLSGIGYLPSIRYCQTSWAREQPSGKAVDALCRSFWMYMDITPEVKKTISAFVEEKTENGLFKEEIKSSLAVITWSCRD from the coding sequence ATGGATTTGAACATGGAGCAGCTTCACTCCCCGGACCTCTGGGCCGAAGCCTGGGAATACAGCCGGAAAAACTCGCCCCACGAAGCCCGAAAAATCAGAACCGAAAAGGAGTCCATGCAGTTTTGGGACAAGATTGCTCCCGAATACGGCGGCATGTCCAAAAAAGGCCCCAACGGACGCGTGGAGCAAATCACCGGTTTTCTCACCCAGGAAGGCTTGCTGAATTCCCAGGCCCGAATTCTGGACGTGGGCTCCGGCCCCGGAACCTTCGCCTTTCCCTTCGCCCCTCTGGCAAACGAGGTGATCGCCGTGGACGGGTCCGAGGAAATGTGCAGCATCCTGAATCAAAAAGCCCAAGAAAAAGGCCTGCAGAACGTAAAGGCTTACCAGCGCTTGTGGAAAGACGTGGACATTGAAAAGGAAGGTTGGACTCGCGCCTTTGACCTGGTTTTCGCCTCCATGACGCCCGCAATCAACGGCCGGGAGGCTCTGGAAAAAATGATCCAGGCCTCACGGGGGCATTGCTGCCTGGTGATTTCCACGGGAGCGGGAAAAAGCCTTACCAGACAGGCCTTGTGGAAGCGTTTCTTCCAGGAAGACCTTCAGGTAAACAAAGACAACTTCCTCCATATATTCAATCTGTTGTCCGGAATTGGATATCTTCCGTCCATCCGCTATTGCCAGACCTCATGGGCTCGTGAGCAGCCCTCGGGCAAGGCTGTGGATGCATTGTGCCGCTCGTTCTGGATGTACATGGACATCACGCCCGAGGTCAAAAAAACCATTTCCGCCTTTGTGGAGGAAAAGACGGAGAACGGGTTGTTTAAAGAAGAGATAAAAAGCAGCCTGGCTGTCATTACCTGGTCCTGCCGGGACTGA
- a CDS encoding 1-acyl-sn-glycerol-3-phosphate acyltransferase, with protein MSPQDPPNNPSSQDGQCWSLTAKGERCKNPALPGQRYCQAHFPKAEAEAEAGGAQGSEPDKMDRLALLMEQILAEMIAARQGMDKAAQSNSGEGDAELLTKILAELVQMRLKDEQERQKEPAIDFPALFEKLTHFLEEKMTVIARRIDGDYEVDKWGRDLELVDEMEPFFRFMYEKYWRVTTTGLENVPAEGKALLVANHSGVLPWDGAMVITAVATEHPQPRLVRALHLTRATEIPVVGLGLSRLGQVQALPENAERLLKEDELALVFPEGVKGVGKPFSERYRLARFGRGGFVRVAIRAGAPIIPVSIVGAEEIYPNLANMKMVASAFNLPYFPATPTFPWLGPLGVIPLPTKWTIRFHKPIQVTDMNHRPAEEPLLVSKITNQVRDTIQKGIYDILKKRKAVFW; from the coding sequence ATGAGTCCTCAAGATCCGCCAAATAACCCGTCGTCCCAGGACGGCCAATGCTGGTCCCTGACCGCCAAGGGAGAGCGGTGCAAGAACCCGGCCCTGCCGGGGCAACGCTACTGTCAGGCCCATTTTCCCAAGGCCGAGGCCGAAGCCGAAGCCGGCGGCGCCCAAGGCTCCGAGCCGGACAAAATGGATCGCCTGGCCCTGTTGATGGAGCAGATTCTGGCGGAGATGATTGCGGCCCGCCAGGGCATGGACAAGGCCGCGCAAAGCAATTCAGGCGAGGGGGACGCGGAGCTTCTGACCAAGATTCTGGCCGAACTGGTGCAGATGAGGTTGAAGGACGAGCAGGAGCGCCAAAAAGAGCCGGCCATCGACTTTCCGGCGCTTTTTGAAAAGCTGACCCATTTTCTGGAAGAAAAAATGACCGTAATCGCCCGGAGGATCGACGGGGATTACGAAGTGGATAAATGGGGCCGCGACCTGGAACTGGTCGATGAAATGGAGCCCTTTTTCCGCTTTATGTACGAAAAATACTGGCGGGTGACCACCACCGGCCTGGAAAACGTTCCGGCCGAGGGCAAGGCCCTTTTGGTGGCCAATCATTCCGGGGTTCTGCCCTGGGACGGGGCCATGGTCATCACCGCCGTGGCGACCGAGCATCCGCAACCGCGGCTGGTGCGGGCTCTGCACCTTACCCGGGCCACGGAAATCCCGGTCGTCGGGCTGGGCCTTTCCCGTTTGGGGCAGGTTCAGGCGCTGCCGGAAAACGCCGAGCGCCTGCTAAAGGAAGACGAGTTGGCGCTGGTCTTCCCCGAAGGCGTCAAGGGCGTAGGCAAGCCCTTCAGCGAACGCTACCGGCTGGCGCGTTTCGGCCGCGGCGGCTTTGTGCGCGTGGCCATCCGGGCCGGGGCGCCGATTATCCCCGTATCCATCGTCGGGGCCGAGGAGATATATCCCAATCTGGCCAACATGAAGATGGTCGCCTCCGCGTTTAACCTGCCGTATTTTCCGGCCACGCCCACTTTTCCGTGGCTGGGCCCCCTGGGCGTCATCCCCCTGCCTACCAAGTGGACCATCCGGTTTCACAAACCCATCCAGGTGACGGACATGAATCATCGTCCCGCCGAAGAGCCTTTGCTGGTGTCCAAGATCACCAACCAGGTGCGCGACACCATTCAAAAAGGCATTTACGATATTTTAAAGAAGCGCAAGGCCGTATTCTGGTAG
- a CDS encoding NAD-dependent epimerase/dehydratase family protein, with protein sequence MIQKKRSVLITGVCTPWGGKLARLLENDPDFNIILGLDYKKPDFPLRKTEFFQVDLHNPLIAELIKTSEVDTVCHLQFMDAYSHSEEIFDLNVMGAQSLLAACAAGEVPRVLFMSDTKVYGGSSRNPCFLEETADFKGQYRHPYVRDRWEVEKLLAKFAREYPEIKTTILRFANILGPDVDTPMRRYLEAPAVPMVFGFDPMFQFTHEEDVVAALYHALKSEAHGVFNVAGQGAMPIGQVLRIGRRVPVPFGAPFLRMSNFFVQKTPVADYIPIETDFLKYTFVGDTTRMKEVLGFKPKYTSKQTVIDFFEHLRILGYIPKRGEIETAPEAHDQLQEYINSMRRINEAIQGLQ encoded by the coding sequence ATGATTCAAAAAAAGCGCTCTGTTCTCATAACAGGGGTATGCACCCCCTGGGGCGGGAAACTTGCGCGTCTGTTGGAAAACGACCCTGATTTCAACATTATACTGGGGCTTGATTATAAAAAACCGGATTTCCCCTTGCGGAAGACCGAGTTTTTCCAGGTGGACCTGCACAACCCCCTGATCGCGGAGTTGATCAAAACCTCGGAAGTGGATACGGTCTGCCACTTGCAGTTCATGGACGCCTATTCCCACTCCGAGGAGATTTTCGACCTGAACGTCATGGGCGCCCAAAGCCTGCTGGCGGCCTGCGCAGCCGGAGAGGTTCCCCGGGTGTTGTTCATGAGCGACACCAAGGTGTACGGCGGATCCTCCCGCAACCCCTGCTTTTTGGAGGAAACCGCCGACTTTAAGGGTCAGTACCGCCATCCTTACGTGCGGGACCGGTGGGAGGTGGAAAAGCTCCTGGCCAAGTTTGCCAGGGAATATCCTGAAATCAAGACGACCATCCTGCGTTTCGCCAATATCCTGGGACCGGACGTGGACACGCCCATGCGACGCTATCTGGAAGCGCCGGCCGTGCCCATGGTTTTCGGGTTTGACCCCATGTTCCAGTTCACCCATGAGGAGGACGTGGTCGCGGCCTTGTACCATGCCCTGAAAAGCGAAGCCCACGGCGTGTTTAACGTGGCCGGCCAGGGCGCCATGCCCATCGGCCAGGTGCTTCGGATCGGCAGGCGGGTTCCGGTTCCTTTTGGGGCGCCTTTCTTGCGGATGTCCAATTTTTTTGTGCAAAAAACCCCGGTGGCGGATTATATCCCCATTGAGACGGATTTTTTGAAATACACCTTTGTGGGCGACACCACGCGCATGAAGGAGGTGTTGGGATTCAAGCCCAAGTACACATCCAAGCAAACGGTCATTGACTTTTTCGAGCATCTCAGGATACTCGGTTATATTCCCAAGAGGGGGGAAATAGAAACCGCCCCGGAAGCTCACGATCAATTGCAGGAATACATCAATTCCATGCGGCGCATTAACGAAGCCATCCAAGGATTGCAATGA
- a CDS encoding ArnT family glycosyltransferase, with protein sequence MPGLNNKQPQNLRIVPDQGGQAVAADQALPGNFKWGLLLFLIALCLRIAFYTALCDAEVFAKYTVLAWEAAHGADLGQRLLDVSPLYLTLLWGVCKAAPGALKYMPLIQLILGAFIPLIIYGLGLRLFTRQVGFAAGLIYAMYGGGMILESTLEPYVFVALLNGLAVYCLVLSMEGEQASIRFIAAAGILSGLSVLAKPNFLLFVLFACVWVHFALRKVRQFKQANLYPIVYLAAALIVIAPVTIRNYVRFNDFVLVTADYGKVFFHGNAGATTVFIPQYLPGQDKPDPGDLPVDYAHVAFRKKASQLAGRELSPSEAARFWTKVTLKDFKEHPWKHVKLEGRKLALFFHNFEIHHIQANHYRYMDSLRYPFLRYGLIASLGLLGMALCLQEKRRFAILYGVVGVYLISGLIFVVNSRYRAPAVPYLCLFAGAVFHYTAAFFVEKRTKALTLTLIALACLLALTHLTYSREISDYLLTVMQMYPEYR encoded by the coding sequence ATGCCCGGCCTGAATAACAAACAACCCCAAAACCTGCGAATCGTCCCGGATCAGGGCGGTCAGGCGGTTGCAGCCGACCAGGCGCTTCCCGGAAATTTCAAATGGGGCCTGCTGCTCTTTCTCATCGCCCTCTGCCTGCGCATCGCCTTTTACACCGCCCTGTGCGACGCCGAGGTTTTCGCCAAATATACGGTCCTGGCATGGGAGGCCGCCCACGGCGCCGACCTGGGCCAACGCCTTTTGGACGTCAGCCCCCTATACCTGACCCTGCTCTGGGGAGTCTGCAAAGCCGCGCCCGGGGCCTTAAAGTACATGCCCCTGATCCAGCTCATCCTGGGCGCCTTCATCCCCCTGATTATTTACGGCCTGGGCCTGCGCCTGTTCACCCGGCAAGTGGGCTTCGCCGCCGGACTTATCTACGCCATGTACGGCGGCGGCATGATTTTGGAGTCCACCCTGGAGCCCTATGTATTTGTGGCCCTGCTGAACGGGCTGGCCGTGTATTGTCTGGTCCTGTCCATGGAGGGCGAGCAGGCGTCGATCCGATTCATTGCAGCGGCCGGGATTTTGTCCGGTCTGTCCGTCCTGGCCAAGCCCAATTTTTTGCTGTTCGTCCTGTTCGCCTGCGTGTGGGTCCATTTTGCCTTACGAAAGGTCAGGCAATTCAAACAGGCCAACCTGTACCCCATTGTCTACCTGGCGGCGGCCTTAATCGTCATCGCGCCCGTGACCATCCGCAATTACGTCAGGTTCAACGACTTCGTGCTGGTGACGGCGGATTACGGCAAGGTGTTCTTCCATGGAAACGCCGGCGCCACCACGGTGTTCATCCCCCAATATCTGCCCGGCCAGGACAAGCCCGATCCCGGCGACCTCCCCGTGGATTACGCCCACGTGGCCTTTCGCAAAAAGGCCTCGCAGCTTGCGGGGCGGGAGTTATCGCCGTCCGAGGCCGCCAGGTTCTGGACCAAAGTCACCCTCAAGGATTTCAAGGAGCACCCGTGGAAGCACGTCAAGCTGGAAGGCCGCAAGCTGGCCCTGTTTTTCCACAACTTTGAGATTCACCACATCCAGGCCAACCATTACCGGTATATGGACTCCTTGCGATATCCTTTTTTGCGATACGGACTTATCGCCTCCCTGGGGCTCTTGGGCATGGCCCTGTGCCTGCAGGAAAAACGGCGGTTCGCCATACTATATGGAGTTGTGGGGGTGTATCTGATTTCGGGTCTGATTTTTGTGGTCAACTCCCGGTATCGGGCTCCGGCCGTCCCCTACCTGTGCCTGTTTGCAGGCGCTGTGTTCCATTACACGGCGGCGTTTTTCGTGGAAAAACGGACCAAGGCCCTGACCCTGACGCTAATCGCCCTGGCCTGCCTTTTGGCCCTCACCCACCTGACCTACTCCCGGGAAATCAGCGACTACCTGCTCACCGTCATGCAAATGTATCCTGAATACAGATAA
- a CDS encoding methyltransferase domain-containing protein: protein MQKDHFITSDGTRVDLIPGWYERKTSWPYGIQSLQEFADKCFDGTPDAYPKGYGFFVNKVVVFNYFREILNECFLGRDKFPMALDIGTGPGIQPRLLKAAGMCDEAWGIDILHRDTEFTDENTFEFLEEMNRTYQSRDKGKQQELANIIDFLNGQLGNWYPLPMLSTIFDPSRPHGLDKYVVDDFMTWDPPGGEKFDLITGIMCIEYFDERPLLKKVQSLLNPGGVFFVIVDYWHEVCGGSMQLPMDAPWLHCRLTREDLIRYYKEVRPNEAQAAETCIYFARSHLTPYDYNDAGVAAGMKLISARRSLLNNQTNANVVNSNEGGMYEYFHGTIVPQAKKVNPYFTPPDAFTQYLTLVFKKE, encoded by the coding sequence ATGCAAAAAGACCACTTTATCACCTCGGACGGAACAAGAGTCGATCTCATCCCCGGCTGGTACGAACGCAAAACATCCTGGCCTTACGGCATCCAGAGCCTCCAGGAATTCGCCGACAAATGTTTTGACGGCACCCCGGACGCCTATCCCAAGGGCTACGGCTTTTTTGTCAACAAGGTCGTTGTGTTCAACTATTTTAGGGAAATCCTGAACGAATGCTTTTTGGGCCGGGACAAATTCCCCATGGCCCTGGACATCGGCACGGGCCCGGGCATCCAGCCCAGGCTTTTAAAGGCCGCCGGCATGTGCGACGAGGCCTGGGGCATTGACATCCTGCATCGGGACACGGAGTTCACCGACGAAAACACCTTTGAATTCCTGGAGGAAATGAACCGCACCTACCAATCCCGGGACAAAGGCAAGCAGCAGGAATTGGCCAATATCATAGACTTTTTAAACGGGCAGTTGGGCAACTGGTATCCCCTGCCCATGCTGTCCACGATTTTCGATCCTTCCCGGCCCCACGGCCTGGACAAATACGTGGTGGACGACTTCATGACCTGGGACCCTCCGGGCGGCGAGAAATTCGACCTCATCACCGGCATCATGTGCATCGAATATTTTGACGAACGCCCCCTGCTGAAAAAGGTCCAATCCCTCTTGAACCCCGGCGGCGTGTTTTTCGTCATCGTGGATTATTGGCACGAGGTGTGCGGCGGCTCCATGCAGCTTCCCATGGACGCCCCCTGGCTCCACTGCCGCCTGACCCGGGAGGACTTGATCCGCTATTATAAAGAAGTAAGGCCGAACGAAGCCCAGGCCGCGGAAACGTGCATCTATTTCGCCCGCAGCCACCTGACCCCTTACGACTACAACGACGCAGGAGTCGCCGCGGGCATGAAGCTCATCTCCGCCCGGCGTTCGCTCCTGAACAATCAGACCAACGCCAACGTGGTCAATTCCAACGAAGGCGGCATGTACGAGTATTTTCACGGAACCATCGTGCCCCAGGCCAAAAAGGTAAACCCTTATTTCACGCCGCCCGACGCCTTCACCCAATACCTGACCCTGGTCTTTAAGAAGGAGTGA
- a CDS encoding N-acetylmuramoyl-L-alanine amidase, protein MKNFACFSAPNQRPEPFSTEEGPSRAANFMATGCFFVKKMRLGSTLFFVLALFLLFGAFSAHAERLPVVVLDPGHGGLNPGADLGDGVNEGQAALSLAKKIKGILDSRGEVRTVLTRDGDYNLPLHERAGAAAHNQARVFISLHAGRDWSRGGEPKILVAYYQARSPEFAGTEEDAAVQASLEARPWESAAQSQKAGSRRLADVLKNNLQNNAPPDRVRAGGYPLAVLAGADAPAVLVELTNMGGNSRVREEIQNRAAQDIARAIQQFLQ, encoded by the coding sequence GTGAAAAATTTCGCCTGTTTTTCCGCGCCGAACCAGCGGCCGGAGCCTTTTTCAACCGAGGAGGGCCCCTCCCGGGCCGCCAATTTTATGGCAACGGGCTGTTTTTTTGTCAAAAAAATGCGCCTTGGGTCAACCCTTTTTTTTGTTTTAGCGCTTTTTCTGCTTTTCGGCGCGTTTTCCGCCCATGCAGAACGGCTTCCCGTGGTGGTTCTGGATCCGGGCCACGGGGGCCTGAACCCCGGCGCCGATCTGGGCGACGGCGTCAACGAGGGACAGGCCGCTTTATCCCTGGCGAAAAAAATCAAGGGAATTCTGGACTCCCGGGGAGAGGTGCGAACCGTCCTCACCAGGGACGGAGACTACAACCTGCCGCTCCACGAGCGGGCCGGAGCCGCCGCCCATAATCAGGCCCGGGTTTTTATCAGCCTGCATGCGGGCCGGGATTGGAGCCGGGGCGGCGAGCCCAAAATTCTGGTCGCTTATTATCAGGCCCGATCCCCGGAATTCGCCGGAACGGAGGAGGATGCGGCGGTCCAAGCCTCCCTGGAGGCCCGGCCTTGGGAATCCGCGGCGCAATCCCAGAAAGCCGGCAGCCGCAGGCTGGCCGATGTTTTAAAAAATAATCTGCAAAACAATGCCCCCCCCGACCGGGTGCGCGCGGGCGGCTATCCTCTGGCCGTCCTGGCCGGGGCGGACGCTCCGGCCGTGTTGGTGGAATTGACCAACATGGGGGGCAATTCCCGCGTTCGGGAGGAAATCCAGAACCGCGCCGCCCAGGACATCGCCCGGGCGATTCAACAGTTTTTACAATGA